From Nitrospiraceae bacterium, a single genomic window includes:
- the carA gene encoding glutamine-hydrolyzing carbamoyl-phosphate synthase small subunit gives MKPAVLALADGTIFQGRALGFEGETVGEVVFNTAMTGYQEILTDPSYKGQIVLMTSTQIGNYGVTPEDNESHRVWAEGFIVREAAKYRSNWRSRQSFDDYLIEHRIVAIQGIDTRALTCHVRDHGSQMGIISHVDFDDKALREKVKAVPSLVGRDLVKEVTCPDAYEWTERSSVMDPAGGESSIFTQNTDHPPLKLVVMDFGVKQNILRSLVDLGCQVQVVPASTTAEEVRRLNPDGIVLSNGPGDPEGVPYAVKTVTQLLGWKPLLGICLGHQVLGLSLGLHTHKLTFGHHGANHPVMDLRTRKIEITSQNHNFAVGLPRKEGACATLTPQQFDSCVGRMEITHRSVNDGCCEGMAGLESPILSIQYHPEASPGPHDSSYVFRQFLEMMKGR, from the coding sequence ATGAAGCCCGCAGTCCTGGCGTTAGCCGATGGAACCATCTTTCAGGGACGTGCACTCGGTTTCGAGGGCGAAACCGTGGGGGAAGTGGTATTTAATACGGCCATGACGGGGTATCAAGAAATTTTGACGGACCCTTCCTATAAAGGGCAGATCGTGCTGATGACCTCAACCCAAATAGGAAATTACGGGGTGACCCCGGAAGACAATGAATCGCACCGGGTCTGGGCGGAAGGATTTATTGTTCGTGAAGCAGCCAAGTACCGGAGTAATTGGCGGAGCCGGCAATCCTTTGACGACTATTTAATTGAGCATCGTATTGTGGCCATTCAAGGGATAGACACGCGAGCATTAACCTGTCATGTCCGTGATCACGGCTCACAAATGGGAATCATTTCCCATGTAGATTTCGATGACAAGGCCTTGCGGGAAAAGGTGAAGGCCGTGCCTTCCCTCGTTGGACGTGATTTAGTGAAAGAGGTCACCTGTCCGGATGCGTATGAATGGACGGAGAGATCCAGCGTTATGGATCCCGCTGGCGGTGAATCATCCATTTTCACTCAAAACACCGATCACCCCCCCTTGAAACTGGTAGTCATGGATTTTGGTGTGAAACAGAATATTTTACGAAGTCTTGTGGATTTGGGATGTCAGGTTCAAGTTGTGCCAGCTTCGACGACTGCGGAAGAAGTCCGTCGACTTAATCCGGATGGAATTGTGTTATCCAATGGCCCGGGAGACCCTGAAGGGGTCCCCTATGCAGTAAAAACCGTCACGCAGCTATTGGGTTGGAAACCACTGTTGGGGATTTGTTTGGGACACCAGGTCTTGGGATTATCCCTTGGATTGCACACCCATAAGCTAACCTTTGGGCATCATGGAGCCAACCATCCAGTCATGGATCTTCGCACCCGAAAGATTGAAATTACCTCCCAAAACCATAATTTTGCTGTCGGCCTTCCTCGCAAGGAAGGCGCCTGTGCGACGTTGACACCTCAACAGTTTGACTCTTGCGTTGGACGGATGGAAATCACGCATCGGAGTGTGAATGATGGATGTTGTGAAGGAATGGCGGGCTTAGAGAGTCCAATTCTTTCCATCCAGTATCATCCGGAAGCCTCGCCGGGCCCCCATGACTCTTCATATGTGTTCCGACAGTTTCTGGAAATGATGAAAGGCCGATGA
- the sppA gene encoding signal peptide peptidase SppA, translating into MRCSLMLLLFLVSGCIHVDLFPGGGKLQEAIISGKGKDKVLLIDISGMLTTGKASGLLEEPSLPARIKEELTKAEEDTHVKAIILRINTPGGSVTASDLVYHELKVFKKKRAVPVIAAIMDLGTSGGYYIAMAADHILAHPSTITGSIGVIMVTMNAQGLLEKVGVQPAAIVSGPKKAMGSPFRPMNDEERAIFQGTIDHLFEQFLSVVKEGRPGLSMEQIRMVSDGRIFTADIAKTKGLVDSIGYLDEAIDLAKKEANLEQAKVVTYTRGRGTHQNIYSRFDPPQIGPIGFPQIDAHSLFNVLTGGTPQMLYMWMP; encoded by the coding sequence ATGCGTTGTTCTCTGATGCTTCTTCTTTTTTTGGTCAGCGGATGCATCCACGTTGATCTGTTTCCGGGTGGAGGAAAACTTCAGGAAGCCATCATATCTGGTAAGGGAAAGGATAAGGTATTATTGATTGATATCTCTGGCATGCTGACGACAGGCAAAGCCTCGGGTCTCCTGGAGGAACCCAGTCTTCCGGCACGAATCAAAGAAGAGTTGACCAAAGCCGAGGAGGATACACATGTCAAAGCGATCATCCTTCGAATCAATACTCCAGGAGGCTCGGTCACGGCATCAGATCTGGTCTATCATGAGTTGAAAGTCTTCAAGAAAAAACGGGCTGTCCCCGTCATTGCGGCCATTATGGATTTGGGCACTTCTGGCGGATATTACATTGCGATGGCCGCCGACCATATTCTTGCACATCCCTCAACCATTACCGGTAGTATCGGGGTCATTATGGTGACTATGAATGCACAGGGGCTGTTGGAAAAAGTCGGCGTCCAACCGGCTGCGATTGTTTCGGGTCCCAAAAAAGCCATGGGTTCTCCATTTCGGCCAATGAATGATGAAGAGCGGGCTATTTTCCAAGGGACCATTGATCATTTGTTTGAGCAATTCCTTTCGGTGGTGAAAGAGGGCAGACCCGGATTAAGCATGGAGCAGATTCGCATGGTGTCTGACGGACGGATTTTTACGGCCGATATTGCCAAAACCAAGGGTCTTGTGGATAGCATTGGATATTTGGATGAAGCGATTGATTTGGCCAAAAAAGAAGCCAATTTGGAACAGGCCAAAGTCGTCACGTACACCAGGGGAAGGGGAACTCATCAGAATATCTACTCACGGTTCGATCCACCTCAGATTGGGCCTATCGGGTTTCCTCAGATTGATGCCCACTCTCTCTTCAACGTCTTGACCGGAGGGACACCACAAATGCTGTACATGTGGATGCCGTAA
- a CDS encoding M48 family metallopeptidase, whose product MINDPPGSGKAFQWLLASAVCALLLLGSACQKAPGTARDQLIYISEEKEIALGLAAFREVLKSAPLSRDPEIALMVNRVGQRIAKAAQKPEYVWEFAVIQDDDQVNAFALPGGKVAVFTGILKYTKTEAGLATVMAHEVAHALQRHGAERYSRGILEQIGQLGALAGAAAGGVDPGLAIGAMSAYGVGVALPNSRDQETEADFIGLQLMAKAGYDPREAVPFWERMSGCPRKMIGKFCFRSQNAIPEFLSTHPSDVTRINQIEAWIPQALKFYHPESSPPESPTKKPISGSVLQS is encoded by the coding sequence ATGATCAACGATCCACCGGGTTCTGGAAAGGCATTCCAATGGCTCTTGGCCAGTGCGGTGTGTGCGCTCCTGTTGCTAGGTTCAGCATGTCAAAAGGCTCCGGGTACGGCTAGAGATCAATTAATTTATATTTCGGAGGAAAAGGAAATTGCCCTGGGACTTGCGGCATTTCGCGAAGTTTTAAAGTCGGCACCATTAAGCAGGGATCCGGAAATAGCGTTAATGGTAAATCGTGTGGGACAACGTATCGCCAAGGCAGCCCAAAAGCCGGAATATGTCTGGGAGTTCGCCGTCATTCAGGATGATGATCAAGTCAATGCATTTGCATTGCCTGGTGGCAAAGTGGCGGTGTTTACGGGCATTTTAAAATACACAAAAACAGAAGCCGGATTGGCAACGGTCATGGCACATGAAGTTGCTCATGCGTTGCAACGGCATGGAGCCGAGCGATACAGTCGTGGAATTTTGGAACAAATTGGTCAACTTGGCGCTTTGGCTGGGGCCGCCGCCGGTGGCGTCGACCCTGGCTTGGCTATTGGAGCCATGAGCGCCTATGGAGTAGGCGTGGCCCTCCCCAATTCCCGTGACCAGGAAACCGAAGCCGATTTTATCGGGCTGCAATTGATGGCCAAGGCCGGCTACGATCCGAGGGAAGCGGTACCGTTTTGGGAACGTATGAGTGGATGTCCGAGAAAAATGATTGGAAAATTTTGTTTTCGCAGTCAAAATGCGATTCCGGAATTTCTGTCCACTCATCCTTCGGATGTGACCCGTATTAATCAAATTGAAGCCTGGATTCCCCAAGCATTGAAATTTTATCATCCTGAGTCATCACCTCCCGAATCTCCCACTAAAAAACCGATATCCGGATCGGTTTTACAATCCTGA
- a CDS encoding DUF4149 domain-containing protein — MKRINWGVVGFLFELCALILWVGGLVVIIALVIPAVFNSFGMEPAGRFLRRVFDGFGLMNVWILIVLGVVAVIRFRAFGHNPSEMFAVSSVEWWLLAGMALVTFSILVVLGPQAITLQEEAFEAVSKEDKDIAYAKFFRLHMVVRACHLVNFGLAASLFIVKVRKALFYHAMTPRS, encoded by the coding sequence ATGAAGCGGATTAATTGGGGGGTCGTGGGTTTTCTTTTTGAACTGTGTGCCTTAATCTTATGGGTGGGCGGATTAGTCGTCATTATTGCGTTGGTGATTCCAGCCGTTTTTAATTCCTTCGGAATGGAACCAGCCGGCCGTTTTTTACGGAGAGTATTTGATGGATTTGGCTTAATGAATGTCTGGATTTTGATTGTGTTGGGTGTAGTGGCGGTGATTCGCTTCCGGGCTTTTGGCCATAATCCCTCCGAGATGTTTGCCGTTTCTTCCGTAGAATGGTGGCTCCTGGCCGGAATGGCCCTCGTGACGTTCAGCATACTGGTGGTGTTGGGTCCCCAAGCCATTACGTTACAGGAAGAAGCCTTTGAGGCCGTTTCAAAAGAGGACAAAGATATCGCCTATGCAAAATTTTTTCGTCTTCACATGGTCGTACGCGCCTGCCATCTGGTGAATTTTGGTCTCGCGGCTTCACTGTTTATTGTAAAGGTACGGAAAGCTCTTTTTTACCACGCCATGACTCCTCGCTCATAA